In the Aliarcobacter cryaerophilus genome, one interval contains:
- a CDS encoding YaaA family protein, whose protein sequence is MKILFSPSETKNSGGVEKIFDENSFIFPQLFNKRVEIINSYNEFLQTASISQLEKLFGTKKSDVIEKYRQDIFKSPLLKAIQRYEGVAYDYLSYNNLEKSSQKYIDDNVLIFSNLFGVLKASDEIPDYKLKQGESFYDLKIDKFYNDNFSKELDKYLENDDILDLRAGFYEKFYVIKKPYKTLKFIKDGKVVSHFAKAYRGEILKIIAQNDIKTFDDFMNLELKNLKLEEIKEQKLKTEIVYSII, encoded by the coding sequence ATGAAAATTTTATTTTCTCCTAGTGAGACAAAAAATAGTGGAGGAGTTGAAAAGATTTTTGATGAAAATAGCTTTATATTTCCACAGCTTTTTAATAAAAGAGTTGAAATAATAAACTCTTATAACGAGTTTTTACAAACTGCTTCAATATCGCAATTAGAGAAACTTTTTGGTACAAAAAAAAGTGATGTAATAGAAAAATATAGACAAGATATTTTTAAAAGCCCACTTTTAAAAGCAATACAAAGATATGAAGGTGTTGCTTATGATTATTTGTCTTACAATAATTTAGAAAAAAGTTCACAAAAATATATAGATGATAATGTTTTGATTTTTTCAAATCTTTTTGGAGTTCTAAAAGCAAGTGATGAAATACCAGATTACAAACTAAAGCAAGGTGAAAGTTTTTATGATTTAAAAATAGATAAATTTTATAATGATAATTTTAGTAAAGAACTTGATAAATATTTGGAAAATGATGATATTTTGGATTTAAGAGCTGGATTTTATGAGAAGTTTTATGTTATAAAAAAACCATATAAAACATTGAAGTTTATAAAAGATGGCAAAGTTGTAAGTCATTTTGCAAAGGCTTATAGGGGAGAAATTTTAAAAATTATTGCACAAAATGACATAAAAACTTTTGATGATTTTATGAATTTGGAGTTGAAAAATCTAAAACTTGAAGAAATAAAAGAGCAAAAATTAAAAACAGAAATTGTTTATAGCATAATATAA
- the ung gene encoding uracil-DNA glycosylase encodes MTWEDIIDLEKKKDYYKKLKEEIDKRYETTTVFPEKQNIFKAFYLTKLDNLKVVILGQDPYHGFGQAQGLAFSTPANIKNPPSMQNILKEIQSDLGKKSICEDGDLTPWAKQGVLLLNTILTVEEAKPKSHHNLGWEVFTDNIIKYISDNCEDTIFILWGSPAISKTKLIDTKKHHILTAPHPSPLSSYRGFFGCKHFSQTNNILKSLNKEAIIW; translated from the coding sequence ATGACTTGGGAAGATATTATAGATTTAGAGAAAAAAAAAGATTACTATAAAAAGTTAAAAGAAGAGATTGATAAAAGATATGAAACTACTACAGTATTTCCAGAAAAACAAAATATTTTTAAAGCTTTTTATTTAACAAAGCTTGATAATCTAAAAGTTGTAATATTAGGACAAGATCCATATCATGGCTTTGGACAAGCACAAGGTTTGGCTTTTTCAACTCCGGCTAATATTAAAAATCCACCATCTATGCAAAATATATTAAAAGAGATACAGAGTGATTTGGGCAAAAAATCTATTTGTGAAGATGGAGATTTAACACCTTGGGCAAAACAAGGAGTGCTTCTTTTAAATACAATATTAACTGTAGAAGAAGCAAAACCAAAATCTCATCACAATTTAGGTTGGGAAGTTTTTACAGATAATATAATTAAATATATAAGCGATAATTGCGAAGATACTATTTTTATTCTTTGGGGAAGCCCTGCTATTTCAAAAACAAAATTAATAGATACAAAAAAACATCATATTTTAACAGCTCCACACCCAAGCCCACTTAGTTCATATAGAGGATTTTTTGGTTGTAAGCACTTCTCTCAAACAAATAATATTTTAAAATCTTTAAATAAAGAAGCTATTATTTGGTAG
- a CDS encoding zinc transporter ZntB: MKPFQGFLIEKDGTAKELKYKDIESVDKDNKILWLHFDYTSKEANDWIRNSSNIDSVAVEALLTDETRPRTIVLNDALLIALRGVNLEPNSKPEKMISIRIFISSNVIISTSRKNILSVIEISENLKKGKGVKSSSEFLVELTYRMIDRMDNVIDKIEDRADFLEENIIESEHNTAFRTEILKIRRESIILKRYLTPQKEALVKLYNEKLSWIDDYQKIELRETTDQLIRHIEELDTIRDKVILFQEELVNSLTEQMNKKMYILAILSAIFLPLTFLTGLLGINVGGIPGANHENAFYIFIAILLCIVGFQFFIFKKNKWI, from the coding sequence ATGAAACCATTTCAAGGCTTTTTAATAGAAAAAGATGGAACAGCAAAAGAGCTTAAATATAAAGATATAGAGAGTGTAGATAAAGATAATAAAATTTTGTGGTTGCATTTTGACTATACGAGTAAAGAAGCAAACGATTGGATTAGAAATAGTAGTAATATTGATTCTGTTGCAGTTGAAGCACTTTTAACTGATGAAACAAGACCAAGAACTATTGTTTTAAATGATGCGTTACTTATTGCTTTAAGAGGTGTAAATTTAGAACCAAATTCAAAACCAGAAAAGATGATATCTATTCGTATTTTTATCTCTTCAAATGTGATTATTTCAACAAGTAGAAAAAATATTCTATCTGTAATAGAAATAAGTGAAAATTTAAAAAAAGGAAAAGGTGTAAAAAGCTCTTCTGAATTTTTGGTTGAACTTACTTATCGAATGATTGATAGAATGGACAATGTAATAGATAAAATAGAAGATAGAGCAGATTTTTTAGAAGAAAATATTATAGAATCTGAACATAATACTGCATTTCGAACAGAAATATTAAAAATTAGAAGAGAGAGTATTATTTTAAAAAGGTATTTAACTCCACAAAAAGAAGCATTAGTTAAACTTTATAATGAAAAATTGTCATGGATAGATGATTATCAAAAAATTGAATTAAGAGAGACAACGGATCAGTTAATCAGGCATATTGAAGAACTTGATACAATAAGAGATAAAGTTATACTTTTTCAAGAAGAGCTTGTAAATAGTTTAACAGAACAGATGAATAAAAAGATGTATATATTAGCTATTTTATCTGCAATATTTCTGCCACTTACTTTTTTAACAGGACTTTTAGGTATAAATGTTGGTGGAATTCCTGGAGCAAATCATGAAAATGCATTTTATATTTTTATAGCTATTTTACTTTGTATAGTAGGTTTTCAGTTTTTTATTTTTAAGAAAAATAAGTGGATTTGA
- a CDS encoding nitrous oxide-stimulated promoter family protein, with the protein MTHEKYKIEIDVLKKFYELYCIDKHEEQKNILIQLYYKDENFSLELNLCNKCFEDINYSFNRLQGCPHEIKPRCRSCPSPCYEKTKWKETARVMKYSAIKLSLGKIKSRVMNLFN; encoded by the coding sequence ATGACACATGAAAAATACAAGATTGAGATAGATGTACTCAAAAAATTTTATGAACTTTATTGTATAGATAAGCACGAAGAGCAAAAAAATATTTTAATTCAACTATATTACAAAGATGAGAATTTTAGTTTGGAACTTAATCTTTGTAATAAATGTTTTGAAGATATAAATTACTCTTTTAATAGACTACAAGGCTGTCCTCATGAGATTAAACCTCGATGCAGAAGCTGTCCATCTCCATGTTATGAAAAAACTAAATGGAAAGAAACAGCGAGAGTTATGAAATATTCAGCCATAAAACTCTCTCTTGGGAAAATTAAATCAAGGGTTATGAATCTTTTTAATTAA
- a CDS encoding aldehyde dehydrogenase family protein, with amino-acid sequence MSTIEVTSPFDGKVVGTVKFNTYEEVEAAIDLAHKTFLDRDNWIPKYKRIEILENVMKIMSSQVEELTILCASEGGKPYIDSKVEIQRAINGIKIAIEQIGLQEGHEIAMGHTASSANRIAYTMKEPIGVVAAISAFNHPFNLAVHQVIPAIAVGCPVIIRPATQTPMSAIKLVEILKEAGLPNGWAQAVVCDRNAGELLVTSPKTAFFTFIGSGPVGWYLNSKSSPGTRSALEHGGVAPVIVEPDADIEAMIPDLVKGGFYHAGQVCVSVQRIFVHESIANTVASKIAEKASKLVVGNQLDPKTEVGPLINHNEVNRVEEWVNEAVTKGGKILTGGKRISDSCFEPTVIVNPSDDAIISQKEIFGPVVCVYSYKTLDEAIARANQLDVSFQAAIFTKNIDTALKSIKRLNATAVMVNDHTAFRVDWMPFGGAKTSGLGLGGIPDSMREMQNQKMMVIKSPVL; translated from the coding sequence ATGAGTACGATAGAAGTTACATCACCATTTGATGGAAAAGTAGTTGGAACTGTAAAATTTAACACTTATGAAGAGGTTGAAGCAGCTATTGATTTAGCACATAAAACTTTTTTAGATAGAGATAATTGGATTCCAAAATATAAAAGAATAGAGATTTTAGAAAATGTTATGAAAATTATGAGTTCTCAAGTTGAAGAGCTTACAATCCTTTGTGCAAGTGAAGGTGGAAAACCATATATTGACTCTAAAGTTGAAATTCAAAGAGCTATAAATGGAATTAAAATTGCTATTGAGCAAATAGGACTTCAAGAAGGTCATGAAATTGCTATGGGTCACACAGCATCAAGTGCAAATAGAATTGCATACACAATGAAAGAGCCAATAGGTGTTGTTGCTGCAATTTCTGCATTTAATCACCCATTTAATCTTGCTGTTCATCAAGTAATTCCAGCAATTGCAGTTGGATGTCCAGTAATTATTAGACCAGCAACTCAAACTCCTATGAGTGCAATCAAGCTTGTAGAAATTTTAAAAGAGGCTGGTTTACCAAATGGTTGGGCTCAAGCTGTTGTTTGTGATAGAAATGCTGGAGAGTTATTAGTAACAAGTCCTAAAACTGCATTCTTTACATTTATTGGTTCTGGTCCTGTTGGTTGGTATTTAAACTCTAAATCATCTCCAGGAACTAGAAGTGCATTAGAGCATGGTGGAGTTGCACCTGTTATTGTTGAGCCAGATGCAGATATTGAAGCTATGATTCCAGATTTAGTAAAAGGTGGATTTTATCATGCTGGTCAAGTTTGTGTATCAGTTCAAAGAATTTTTGTTCATGAATCAATTGCCAACACAGTTGCATCAAAAATTGCTGAGAAAGCTTCAAAACTAGTAGTTGGAAATCAACTTGATCCGAAAACTGAAGTTGGACCATTAATCAACCATAATGAAGTAAACAGAGTTGAAGAGTGGGTAAATGAAGCAGTTACAAAAGGTGGAAAAATTTTAACAGGTGGAAAAAGAATCTCTGATTCTTGTTTTGAACCAACAGTTATTGTTAATCCATCTGATGATGCGATTATCTCTCAAAAAGAGATTTTTGGACCAGTTGTTTGTGTATATTCATATAAAACTTTAGATGAAGCAATTGCTAGAGCAAATCAACTAGATGTTTCATTCCAAGCAGCAATATTTACAAAAAATATTGATACAGCTTTAAAATCTATAAAAAGATTAAATGCAACAGCAGTTATGGTAAATGACCATACAGCATTTAGAGTTGACTGGATGCCATTTGGTGGTGCTAAAACTTCAGGATTAGGACTTGGTGGAATTCCAGACTCTATGAGAGAGATGCAAAATCAAAAAATGATGGTTATTAAGTCACCAGTTTTATAA
- a CDS encoding Crp/Fnr family transcriptional regulator, producing the protein MDSISKKYGDYKYFSFLEEKDLDKLKDISIKKTYKKDEILFYKGDESKYLHLLVSGIVKLYTHDFKDNEVVIHNLIGPALIAEIMNYEEMDFLANCAFETDAEVILIDYKKFKEEFLQKPEISMFFIKSLTKKIKFLQNFIDYNVSLNSMEKIAKFLYENEELLKTLKQVKIAQILNITPETFSRQLAKLKKENIIENEKGYIKILDYKKIQNFISN; encoded by the coding sequence ATGGATAGTATTTCAAAAAAATATGGAGATTATAAATATTTTAGTTTTTTAGAAGAGAAAGATTTAGATAAATTAAAAGATATATCTATTAAAAAAACATATAAAAAGGATGAAATATTATTCTACAAAGGTGATGAGTCAAAATATCTTCATCTTTTAGTTTCTGGAATTGTAAAGCTTTATACTCATGATTTTAAAGATAATGAGGTTGTAATTCACAATTTGATTGGTCCTGCACTTATTGCTGAAATTATGAATTATGAAGAGATGGATTTTTTAGCAAATTGTGCATTTGAGACTGATGCCGAAGTTATTTTAATAGATTATAAAAAGTTTAAAGAGGAGTTTTTGCAAAAACCAGAGATTTCAATGTTTTTTATAAAATCATTAACAAAAAAGATAAAATTTTTACAAAATTTCATAGATTATAATGTAAGTCTAAATAGTATGGAAAAGATTGCAAAATTTTTATATGAAAACGAGGAACTTCTTAAAACTCTAAAACAGGTAAAAATAGCTCAAATATTAAATATTACTCCAGAAACTTTTTCAAGACAGTTAGCAAAACTAAAAAAAGAAAATATTATAGAGAATGAAAAAGGGTATATAAAGATTTTAGATTATAAAAAAATACAAAATTTTATAAGCAATTAA